The Prinia subflava isolate CZ2003 ecotype Zambia chromosome 21, Cam_Psub_1.2, whole genome shotgun sequence genome window below encodes:
- the SLC2A1 gene encoding solute carrier family 2, facilitated glucose transporter member 1 isoform X1, which translates to MDTGSKMTARLMLAVGGAVLGSLQFGYNTGVINAPQKVIEDFYNRTWLYRYEEPISPATLTTLWSLSVAIFSVGGMIGSFSVGLFVNRFGRRNSMLMSNILAFVSAVLMGFSKMAFSFEMLILGRFIIGLYSGLTTGFVPMYVGEVSPTALRGALGTFHQLGIVLGILIAQVFGLDLIMGNDSLWPLLLGFIFVPALLQCIILPFAPESPRFLLINRNEENKAKSVLKKLRGTTDVSSDLQEMKEESRQMMREKKVTIMELFRSPMYRQPILIAIVLQLSQQLSGINAVFYYSTSIFEKSGVEQPVYATIGSGVVNTAFTVVSLFVVERAGRRTLHLIGLAGMAGCAILMTIALTLLDQMPWMSYLSIVAIFGFVAFFEIGPGPIPWFIVAELFSQGPRPAAFAVAGLSNWTSNFIVGMGFQYIAQLCGSYVFIIFTVLLVLFFIFTYFKVPETKGRTFDEIASGFRQSGGGQSDKTPDEFHSLGADSQVEAPAAAAHDIPLHHHPHPGTHQNPAPHGYSRFLLCV; encoded by the exons GTGATTGAGGATTTCTACAACCGCACGTGGCTGTACCGATACGAGGAGCCCATCAGCCCCGCCACCCTAACCACACTCTGGTCCCTCTCCGTTGCCATCTTCTCTGTTGGGGGCATGATCGGCTCCTTCTCTGTGGGGCTCTTTGTCAATCGCTTTGGAAG ACGCAATTCCATGCTGATGTCCAACATCCTTGCCTTTGTGTCAGCTGTCCTCATGGGCTTCTCCAAGATGGCTTTCTCCTTTGAGATGCTCATCCTCGGCCGCTTCATCATCGGCCTCTACTCTGGCCTCACCACGGGTTTTGTGCCCATGTACGTGGGCGAGGTGTCCCCTACTGCCCTGCGGGGGGCCTTGGGGACCTTCCACCAGCTTGGCATTGTCCTGGGCATCCTCATTGCACAG GTGTTTGGTTTGGACTTGATCATGGGAAATGACTCTCTCTGGCCACTGCTGCTGGGCTTCATCTTcgttcctgccctgctgcagtgcaTCATCCTGCCCTTCGCCCCCGAGAGCCCCCGGTTCCTGCTTATCAACCGCAACGAGGAGAACAAAGCCAAGAGTG TCCTCAAGAAGCTGCGAGGCACAACGGACGTGAGCAGTGACCTGCAGGAGATGAAGGAGGAGAGCCGGCAGATGATGAGGGAGAAGAAGGTCACCATCATGGAGCTGTTCCGCTCACCCATGTACCGCCAGCCCATCCTCATCGCCAttgtcctgcagctctcccagcagctctcagggatCAACGCG GTCTTCTACTACTCCACCAGCATCTTTGAGAAGTCGGGGGTGGAGCAGCCTGTCTACGCCACCATTGGCTCTGGCGTGGTGAACACAGCCTTCACAGTGGTCTCA CTGTTCGTGGTGGAGCGAGCCGGGCGCAGGACCCTGCACCTCATTGGGCTGGCGGGGATGGCTGGATGTGCCATTCTCATGACCATCGCCCTCACGCTGCTG GACCAAATGCCCTGGATGTCCTACCTCAGCATTGTGGCCATCTTTGGGTTTGTGGCCTTCTTTGAGATCGGCCCAGGCCCCATCCCGTGGTTCATCGTAGCGGAGCTGTTCAGCCAAGGCCCCCgtcctgctgcttttgctgtggCTGGGCTCTCCAACTGGACCTCCAACTTCATCGTGGGAATGGGCTTCCAGTATATTGCG CAACTCTGTGGCTCTTATGTCTTCATCATCTTCACGGTGCTGCTCGTGCTCTTCTTCATCTTCACCTACTTCAAGGTGCCGGAGACCAAAGGCCGGACCTTTGACGAGATTGCCTCAGGCTTCCGGCAGAGCGGGGGCGGCCAGAGCGACAAGACCCCAGACGAGTTCCACAGCCTGGGCGCCGACTCGCAGGT TGAAGCGCCAGCGGCAGCCGCACACGACATCCCCCTCCATCACCACCCCCATCCCGGGACTCACCAAAATCCAGCACCGCATGGATACAGCCGTTTCCTGCTCTGTGTATAG
- the SLC2A1 gene encoding solute carrier family 2, facilitated glucose transporter member 1 isoform X4, producing the protein MDTGSKQMTARLMLAVGGAVLGSLQFGYNTGVINAPQKVIEDFYNRTWLYRYEEPISPATLTTLWSLSVAIFSVGGMIGSFSVGLFVNRFGRRNSMLMSNILAFVSAVLMGFSKMAFSFEMLILGRFIIGLYSGLTTGFVPMYVGEVSPTALRGALGTFHQLGIVLGILIAQVFGLDLIMGNDSLWPLLLGFIFVPALLQCIILPFAPESPRFLLINRNEENKAKSVLKKLRGTTDVSSDLQEMKEESRQMMREKKVTIMELFRSPMYRQPILIAIVLQLSQQLSGINAVFYYSTSIFEKSGVEQPVYATIGSGVVNTAFTVVSLFVVERAGRRTLHLIGLAGMAGCAILMTIALTLLDQMPWMSYLSIVAIFGFVAFFEIGPGPIPWFIVAELFSQGPRPAAFAVAGLSNWTSNFIVGMGFQYIAQLCGSYVFIIFTVLLVLFFIFTYFKVPETKGRTFDEIASGFRQSGGGQSDKTPDEFHSLGADSQ; encoded by the exons GTGATTGAGGATTTCTACAACCGCACGTGGCTGTACCGATACGAGGAGCCCATCAGCCCCGCCACCCTAACCACACTCTGGTCCCTCTCCGTTGCCATCTTCTCTGTTGGGGGCATGATCGGCTCCTTCTCTGTGGGGCTCTTTGTCAATCGCTTTGGAAG ACGCAATTCCATGCTGATGTCCAACATCCTTGCCTTTGTGTCAGCTGTCCTCATGGGCTTCTCCAAGATGGCTTTCTCCTTTGAGATGCTCATCCTCGGCCGCTTCATCATCGGCCTCTACTCTGGCCTCACCACGGGTTTTGTGCCCATGTACGTGGGCGAGGTGTCCCCTACTGCCCTGCGGGGGGCCTTGGGGACCTTCCACCAGCTTGGCATTGTCCTGGGCATCCTCATTGCACAG GTGTTTGGTTTGGACTTGATCATGGGAAATGACTCTCTCTGGCCACTGCTGCTGGGCTTCATCTTcgttcctgccctgctgcagtgcaTCATCCTGCCCTTCGCCCCCGAGAGCCCCCGGTTCCTGCTTATCAACCGCAACGAGGAGAACAAAGCCAAGAGTG TCCTCAAGAAGCTGCGAGGCACAACGGACGTGAGCAGTGACCTGCAGGAGATGAAGGAGGAGAGCCGGCAGATGATGAGGGAGAAGAAGGTCACCATCATGGAGCTGTTCCGCTCACCCATGTACCGCCAGCCCATCCTCATCGCCAttgtcctgcagctctcccagcagctctcagggatCAACGCG GTCTTCTACTACTCCACCAGCATCTTTGAGAAGTCGGGGGTGGAGCAGCCTGTCTACGCCACCATTGGCTCTGGCGTGGTGAACACAGCCTTCACAGTGGTCTCA CTGTTCGTGGTGGAGCGAGCCGGGCGCAGGACCCTGCACCTCATTGGGCTGGCGGGGATGGCTGGATGTGCCATTCTCATGACCATCGCCCTCACGCTGCTG GACCAAATGCCCTGGATGTCCTACCTCAGCATTGTGGCCATCTTTGGGTTTGTGGCCTTCTTTGAGATCGGCCCAGGCCCCATCCCGTGGTTCATCGTAGCGGAGCTGTTCAGCCAAGGCCCCCgtcctgctgcttttgctgtggCTGGGCTCTCCAACTGGACCTCCAACTTCATCGTGGGAATGGGCTTCCAGTATATTGCG CAACTCTGTGGCTCTTATGTCTTCATCATCTTCACGGTGCTGCTCGTGCTCTTCTTCATCTTCACCTACTTCAAGGTGCCGGAGACCAAAGGCCGGACCTTTGACGAGATTGCCTCAGGCTTCCGGCAGAGCGGGGGCGGCCAGAGCGACAAGACCCCAGACGAGTTCCACAGCCTGGGCGCCGACTCGCAG TGA
- the SLC2A1 gene encoding solute carrier family 2, facilitated glucose transporter member 1 isoform X3 encodes MDTGSKMTARLMLAVGGAVLGSLQFGYNTGVINAPQKVIEDFYNRTWLYRYEEPISPATLTTLWSLSVAIFSVGGMIGSFSVGLFVNRFGRRNSMLMSNILAFVSAVLMGFSKMAFSFEMLILGRFIIGLYSGLTTGFVPMYVGEVSPTALRGALGTFHQLGIVLGILIAQVFGLDLIMGNDSLWPLLLGFIFVPALLQCIILPFAPESPRFLLINRNEENKAKSVLKKLRGTTDVSSDLQEMKEESRQMMREKKVTIMELFRSPMYRQPILIAIVLQLSQQLSGINAVFYYSTSIFEKSGVEQPVYATIGSGVVNTAFTVVSLFVVERAGRRTLHLIGLAGMAGCAILMTIALTLLDQMPWMSYLSIVAIFGFVAFFEIGPGPIPWFIVAELFSQGPRPAAFAVAGLSNWTSNFIVGMGFQYIAQLCGSYVFIIFTVLLVLFFIFTYFKVPETKGRTFDEIASGFRQSGGGQSDKTPDEFHSLGADSQV; translated from the exons GTGATTGAGGATTTCTACAACCGCACGTGGCTGTACCGATACGAGGAGCCCATCAGCCCCGCCACCCTAACCACACTCTGGTCCCTCTCCGTTGCCATCTTCTCTGTTGGGGGCATGATCGGCTCCTTCTCTGTGGGGCTCTTTGTCAATCGCTTTGGAAG ACGCAATTCCATGCTGATGTCCAACATCCTTGCCTTTGTGTCAGCTGTCCTCATGGGCTTCTCCAAGATGGCTTTCTCCTTTGAGATGCTCATCCTCGGCCGCTTCATCATCGGCCTCTACTCTGGCCTCACCACGGGTTTTGTGCCCATGTACGTGGGCGAGGTGTCCCCTACTGCCCTGCGGGGGGCCTTGGGGACCTTCCACCAGCTTGGCATTGTCCTGGGCATCCTCATTGCACAG GTGTTTGGTTTGGACTTGATCATGGGAAATGACTCTCTCTGGCCACTGCTGCTGGGCTTCATCTTcgttcctgccctgctgcagtgcaTCATCCTGCCCTTCGCCCCCGAGAGCCCCCGGTTCCTGCTTATCAACCGCAACGAGGAGAACAAAGCCAAGAGTG TCCTCAAGAAGCTGCGAGGCACAACGGACGTGAGCAGTGACCTGCAGGAGATGAAGGAGGAGAGCCGGCAGATGATGAGGGAGAAGAAGGTCACCATCATGGAGCTGTTCCGCTCACCCATGTACCGCCAGCCCATCCTCATCGCCAttgtcctgcagctctcccagcagctctcagggatCAACGCG GTCTTCTACTACTCCACCAGCATCTTTGAGAAGTCGGGGGTGGAGCAGCCTGTCTACGCCACCATTGGCTCTGGCGTGGTGAACACAGCCTTCACAGTGGTCTCA CTGTTCGTGGTGGAGCGAGCCGGGCGCAGGACCCTGCACCTCATTGGGCTGGCGGGGATGGCTGGATGTGCCATTCTCATGACCATCGCCCTCACGCTGCTG GACCAAATGCCCTGGATGTCCTACCTCAGCATTGTGGCCATCTTTGGGTTTGTGGCCTTCTTTGAGATCGGCCCAGGCCCCATCCCGTGGTTCATCGTAGCGGAGCTGTTCAGCCAAGGCCCCCgtcctgctgcttttgctgtggCTGGGCTCTCCAACTGGACCTCCAACTTCATCGTGGGAATGGGCTTCCAGTATATTGCG CAACTCTGTGGCTCTTATGTCTTCATCATCTTCACGGTGCTGCTCGTGCTCTTCTTCATCTTCACCTACTTCAAGGTGCCGGAGACCAAAGGCCGGACCTTTGACGAGATTGCCTCAGGCTTCCGGCAGAGCGGGGGCGGCCAGAGCGACAAGACCCCAGACGAGTTCCACAGCCTGGGCGCCGACTCGCAGGTGTAA
- the SLC2A1 gene encoding solute carrier family 2, facilitated glucose transporter member 1 isoform X2, which translates to MDTGSKQMTARLMLAVGGAVLGSLQFGYNTGVINAPQKVIEDFYNRTWLYRYEEPISPATLTTLWSLSVAIFSVGGMIGSFSVGLFVNRFGRRNSMLMSNILAFVSAVLMGFSKMAFSFEMLILGRFIIGLYSGLTTGFVPMYVGEVSPTALRGALGTFHQLGIVLGILIAQVFGLDLIMGNDSLWPLLLGFIFVPALLQCIILPFAPESPRFLLINRNEENKAKSVLKKLRGTTDVSSDLQEMKEESRQMMREKKVTIMELFRSPMYRQPILIAIVLQLSQQLSGINAVFYYSTSIFEKSGVEQPVYATIGSGVVNTAFTVVSLFVVERAGRRTLHLIGLAGMAGCAILMTIALTLLDQMPWMSYLSIVAIFGFVAFFEIGPGPIPWFIVAELFSQGPRPAAFAVAGLSNWTSNFIVGMGFQYIAQLCGSYVFIIFTVLLVLFFIFTYFKVPETKGRTFDEIASGFRQSGGGQSDKTPDEFHSLGADSQV; encoded by the exons GTGATTGAGGATTTCTACAACCGCACGTGGCTGTACCGATACGAGGAGCCCATCAGCCCCGCCACCCTAACCACACTCTGGTCCCTCTCCGTTGCCATCTTCTCTGTTGGGGGCATGATCGGCTCCTTCTCTGTGGGGCTCTTTGTCAATCGCTTTGGAAG ACGCAATTCCATGCTGATGTCCAACATCCTTGCCTTTGTGTCAGCTGTCCTCATGGGCTTCTCCAAGATGGCTTTCTCCTTTGAGATGCTCATCCTCGGCCGCTTCATCATCGGCCTCTACTCTGGCCTCACCACGGGTTTTGTGCCCATGTACGTGGGCGAGGTGTCCCCTACTGCCCTGCGGGGGGCCTTGGGGACCTTCCACCAGCTTGGCATTGTCCTGGGCATCCTCATTGCACAG GTGTTTGGTTTGGACTTGATCATGGGAAATGACTCTCTCTGGCCACTGCTGCTGGGCTTCATCTTcgttcctgccctgctgcagtgcaTCATCCTGCCCTTCGCCCCCGAGAGCCCCCGGTTCCTGCTTATCAACCGCAACGAGGAGAACAAAGCCAAGAGTG TCCTCAAGAAGCTGCGAGGCACAACGGACGTGAGCAGTGACCTGCAGGAGATGAAGGAGGAGAGCCGGCAGATGATGAGGGAGAAGAAGGTCACCATCATGGAGCTGTTCCGCTCACCCATGTACCGCCAGCCCATCCTCATCGCCAttgtcctgcagctctcccagcagctctcagggatCAACGCG GTCTTCTACTACTCCACCAGCATCTTTGAGAAGTCGGGGGTGGAGCAGCCTGTCTACGCCACCATTGGCTCTGGCGTGGTGAACACAGCCTTCACAGTGGTCTCA CTGTTCGTGGTGGAGCGAGCCGGGCGCAGGACCCTGCACCTCATTGGGCTGGCGGGGATGGCTGGATGTGCCATTCTCATGACCATCGCCCTCACGCTGCTG GACCAAATGCCCTGGATGTCCTACCTCAGCATTGTGGCCATCTTTGGGTTTGTGGCCTTCTTTGAGATCGGCCCAGGCCCCATCCCGTGGTTCATCGTAGCGGAGCTGTTCAGCCAAGGCCCCCgtcctgctgcttttgctgtggCTGGGCTCTCCAACTGGACCTCCAACTTCATCGTGGGAATGGGCTTCCAGTATATTGCG CAACTCTGTGGCTCTTATGTCTTCATCATCTTCACGGTGCTGCTCGTGCTCTTCTTCATCTTCACCTACTTCAAGGTGCCGGAGACCAAAGGCCGGACCTTTGACGAGATTGCCTCAGGCTTCCGGCAGAGCGGGGGCGGCCAGAGCGACAAGACCCCAGACGAGTTCCACAGCCTGGGCGCCGACTCGCAGGTGTAA